The genomic interval TCCTATACACCCGGAATGGAGATGTCGGGCGGCTCGCTCGGACTTGGGCTCAGCATCGCCGTCGGCATGGGCCTCGGGCTCAAGCGCAAAAAATCCGAAGCGCGGGTATATACCTTGTTTTCTGATGGCGAGCTCGACGAAGGCTCCGTCTGGGAGGCCATCCAGTCGGCAGGCCATTACAAGCTCGACAATCTGATAGGAATCGTCGACGTCAACAACCAGCAGGCGGACGGTCCTTCCACGCAGGTCATGGCGTTCGAGCCGCTGGTCGACAAGCTTCAGGCTTTTGGCTGGTTCGTGCAGCGCATCGACGGCAACGATCTCGATGCCGCGGTTGCCGCGTTCGATGCCGCCAAGTCCCATCCCGAGCCCAAGCCGCGGATGATTATCGCGGACACGCTGATGGGGAAGGGCGTTCCCTTCCTTGAGCAACGCGAGAAGAACCATTTTATCCGCGTCGAGCAGCGCGAATGGCAGCTCGCGCTGGCCGCGCTGGAAGCCGGGAGGCAGGCATGAAGAGCGTAAGATCCGCACCGCAGCAGGGCAAGCCGCGTCTGACAACCTCGGCGATGATCGCGTCGATCGCGGCTGAAGGACAAAAGACGAAGTCAGCGCCCTTTGGACACGCGCTCGTCGAGCTTGCACGCAGCCGCCCTGATGTGGTCGGCATGACGGCTGATCTTGGCAAATACACCGACCTGCACATTTTCGCGAAGGCATTTCCGGATCGCTATTACCAGATGGGCATGGCCGAGCAGCTTCTGTTCGGCGCGGCCTCAGGCCTTGCCGCCGAAGGCTTCATGCCGTTCGCCACCACCTACGCCGTGTTCGCCTCGCGGCGCGCTTACGACTTCATCCACCAGACGATCGCGGAGGAAGACCGCAACGTGAAGATCGTGTGCGCATTGCCGGGCCTGACCTCGGGCTATGGCCCGAGCCATCAGGCCGCAGAGGATCTCGCGCTGTTTCGCGCGATGCCGAACATGACGGTCATCGATCCCTGCGATGCTCACGAAATCGAGCAGCTAGTGCCAGCCATCGCTGCGCATCAGGGGCCGGTCTACATGCGGCTGCTGCGTGGCCAGGTGCCGGTCGTGCTGGACAAATATGACTACAAATTCGAGCTCGGAAAGGCCAAGCTGATCCGTGACGGGAAAGATGCCCTGGTTATCTCGTCAGGCATCATGACCATGCGCGCGCTCGAGGCCGCACAAACCTTGAAGGACGACAGCATCGATACTGCGGTGCTGCATGTTCCAACCATCAAGCCGCTCGATGCCGAGACAATCTTGCGTGAGGCAGGCAACCCGGGCCGTCTTGTCGTCGTTGCCGAAAACCACACAACGATCGGCGGTCTAGGGGAGGCCGTTGCCGCACTTCTGATGCGTTCAGGCGTCCATCCGCCGTTCCGACAGATCGCACTGCCGGACGAGTTCCTTGATGCTGGTGCACTTCCGACGCTGCACGATCGCTACGGGATTTCCACCGCAGAGGTCGCAAGGCAGATCAAGCAGTGGCTCTAATCCACCGGCGCTAAGCGCTCATCGAGCCAAGTCCGAGTGAAAAGCAACGCTCGTCGCATGTCGCGGCGGCGAGCGATGGGTGTTGCCCAAATGGCGGTGGTCGAGAGCCGGTGAACGAAGAGCCCGGAAAGCTTCACGCCAGCGCAGGCCGATGCAGCGACACCAATATCAATGCAGATCAGGAGGAAAACATGACTAGCTCGAAGCCCGGAAGCATCAGCCGCCGATCGCTGTTGCTGGCAGCCAGCACCGTGCCCCTCTGCGGCATTCTCACCCGCCCGGCATCAGCCGCCGAGTTCGTCTACAAGTTCGCGACCGGACAGGATCCGACTCACCCGGTAAATATCCGGGCGCAGGAAGCGATCGACCGCATCCGCGAAGCGACCAGCGGACGACTGGAGATCAGGCTGTTCCCGGCCAATCAGCTCGGCTCCGACACCGAGCTAATGACCCAGGTTCGCAGCGGCGGCGTCGAGTTCTTCAATCAATCGTCCTCGATTCTCGCCACCCTCGTGCCCAGCGCAGGGATCGTGAACACGGGCTTCGCATTCGCCGACTACAACAGCGTGTGGAAGGCGATGGACGGCGACCTCGGCACCTATATCCGAGCGCAGATTGCCAAGATGCCGATCATGGCGGTGTCGAAGGCCTGGGACAACGGCTTTCGTCAGGTGACTTCATCCGGCCGCGAGGTCCGGACGCCGGATGATCTCAAGAATTTCCAGATCCGCGTTCCGCCCGCGCCGCTTTTGACCTCGCTGTTCAAGGCGCTAGGCGCCGGGCCGACGCCGATCAACTTCAACGAGGTCTATTCTGCGTTGCAGACCAAGGTCGTCGACGGCCAGGAGAACCCGTTGCCGATCATCGCGACCGCGCGTCTCTATGAAGTTCAGAGCACGTGCAGCCTGACCGGGCACGTCTGGGACGGCTACTGGATCCTGGGCAACAAGCGCGCCTTCGAACGCCTACCCAAGGACGTTCAGGAGATCGTGACGCGCGAGCTCGATCGCTCCGCCGTCGATCAACGCGCCGATATCGCAAAGCTCAGCCAGTCGCTGCGCACCGATCTCTCGGCCAAAGGGCTCAAGTTCATCGACGTCGATCGCGCCGCCTTCCGTCAGGCCCTGTCCAAGACGAGCTTCTACGCCGACTGGAAGGGCAAGTTTGGCGAGGAGGCCTGGTCGCAGCTCGAAAAAGCCGCGGGTCAGCTATCATGACCAGCATGAGCCATACGCCGCATGTCGATGCCGGTATGGCGGCCGGCAAGTCTCAAGCGGGCTCGCGCAGCTGGGTGCTGAAGGCGAACACGGTGCTTGGCCATGTCGTCGCGGTCCCGGCAGCACTGCTTGTGCTGGCGGAGATCGCGGTGCTTTCCGCCGGAATCGTGGGCAGATACGTCTTCCGCTCGCCGATCGTCTGGTCCGACGAGCTCGCCAGCATTCTCTTCCTGTGGCTCGCCATGCTCGGATCCGTGATTGCGTTCCAGCGCGGCGAGCATATGCGGATGACGGCCATCGTCGGCGTTCTCAGTGCCGAAGTTCGCGCGTTCCTGGATGTGGTAGCAGCCGCGGCATCGCTGGCATTCCTCGTGCTCGTCGTCTGGCCGGCCTATGAATTCGCCGCCGACGAGGCATTCGTCACGACGCCGGCGCTCGAAATTGTCAACAGCTGGCGTGCGGGCGCACTACCGATCGGGATCGGACTGATGCTGATCGCAGCGGTCCTCCGGCTCATCCGCATCGCGAGCCTGCGCAACTTGCTGGCGTCCCTGGCGATCGTCGCAGGAATCATCGCGACCTTCGTTCTGCTCGCGCCGGTCTTGAAGCCGCTCGGCAATCTGAATCTCCTGATCTTCTTCGTGTTCGTCGTCGGCGCTATGGTCTTTGCGGCCGTACCGATCGCGTTCGCATTCGGCCTCGCCACCGTCGGCTATCTCGCTCTGACAACCAGCACGCCCGACGTGGTCATGATCGGGCGAATGGACGAGGGTATGAGCCACCTGATCGTGCTCGCCGTGCCGCTCTTCGTCTTTCTCGGGCTTCTGATCGAAATGACGGGGATGGCCCGCGCGATGGTCAGCTTCCTCGCGAGCCTGCTGGGCCACGTGCGCGGCGGACTGCACTACGTGCTGGTCGGAGCAATGTATCTGGTCTCGGGCATCTCCGGATCCAAGGCGGCGGATATGGCGGCGGTTGCTCCGGTCCTGTTTCCGGAGATGCGGCAGCGTGGGGCAAAGCCAGGCGATCTCGTGGCGCTGCTGGCCGCAACGGGAGCGCAGACCGAGACGATTCCTCCCTCGCTGGTCCTGATCACGATCGGCTCGGTGACAGGTGTATCGATCTCGGCGCTGTTCACTGGCGGGTTGCTTCCGGGTGTGGTGCTCGCGATCATGCTCGCTGCCGTGGTGTGGTGGCGATACCGCCGCGGGGACCTGTCCCACGTCAAAAGAGCGACGGGGCGGGAGATGGGTCGCGCCTTTGTGATCGCGATACCGGCCATCGCGCTGCCATTCGTGATCCGAACCGCCGTGGTCGAAGGGGTTGCGACGGCAACAGAGGTCTCGACCATCGGCATCCTGTACTCGGCCTGTGCGGGTCTCTTCGTCTACCGTCAGTTCGACTGGCGTCGCATCTATCCGATGCTGGTCGAGACGGCCTCGCTGTCGGGGGCGATTCTGCTCATCATCGGCGCAGCGACAGGCATGGCCTGGGCGCTGACCCAGTCGGGATTTTCGGCCTCTCTTGCGAAGTTCATGACGAGCCTTCCGGGCGGGGTCCCGGTCTTTCTGGCAGTGACGATCGTGACCTTCGTGATCCTCGGCAGCGTGCTGGAGGGAATCCCGGCCATCGTCCTGTTTGGTCCGCTGCTGTTCCCAATCGC from Bradyrhizobium arachidis carries:
- a CDS encoding transketolase, with the protein product METSTKTLTNTPSLADRAYNVRRNALRMGEVQGQGYIAQALDISDVLAVAYFHAMRYRPEDPSWEGRDRFLLSNGHYAIALYAALIEAGIVPEEELETYGSDESRLPMSGMASYTPGMEMSGGSLGLGLSIAVGMGLGLKRKKSEARVYTLFSDGELDEGSVWEAIQSAGHYKLDNLIGIVDVNNQQADGPSTQVMAFEPLVDKLQAFGWFVQRIDGNDLDAAVAAFDAAKSHPEPKPRMIIADTLMGKGVPFLEQREKNHFIRVEQREWQLALAALEAGRQA
- a CDS encoding transketolase family protein, which encodes MKSVRSAPQQGKPRLTTSAMIASIAAEGQKTKSAPFGHALVELARSRPDVVGMTADLGKYTDLHIFAKAFPDRYYQMGMAEQLLFGAASGLAAEGFMPFATTYAVFASRRAYDFIHQTIAEEDRNVKIVCALPGLTSGYGPSHQAAEDLALFRAMPNMTVIDPCDAHEIEQLVPAIAAHQGPVYMRLLRGQVPVVLDKYDYKFELGKAKLIRDGKDALVISSGIMTMRALEAAQTLKDDSIDTAVLHVPTIKPLDAETILREAGNPGRLVVVAENHTTIGGLGEAVAALLMRSGVHPPFRQIALPDEFLDAGALPTLHDRYGISTAEVARQIKQWL
- a CDS encoding TRAP transporter substrate-binding protein — its product is MTSSKPGSISRRSLLLAASTVPLCGILTRPASAAEFVYKFATGQDPTHPVNIRAQEAIDRIREATSGRLEIRLFPANQLGSDTELMTQVRSGGVEFFNQSSSILATLVPSAGIVNTGFAFADYNSVWKAMDGDLGTYIRAQIAKMPIMAVSKAWDNGFRQVTSSGREVRTPDDLKNFQIRVPPAPLLTSLFKALGAGPTPINFNEVYSALQTKVVDGQENPLPIIATARLYEVQSTCSLTGHVWDGYWILGNKRAFERLPKDVQEIVTRELDRSAVDQRADIAKLSQSLRTDLSAKGLKFIDVDRAAFRQALSKTSFYADWKGKFGEEAWSQLEKAAGQLS
- a CDS encoding TRAP transporter large permease subunit codes for the protein MAAGKSQAGSRSWVLKANTVLGHVVAVPAALLVLAEIAVLSAGIVGRYVFRSPIVWSDELASILFLWLAMLGSVIAFQRGEHMRMTAIVGVLSAEVRAFLDVVAAAASLAFLVLVVWPAYEFAADEAFVTTPALEIVNSWRAGALPIGIGLMLIAAVLRLIRIASLRNLLASLAIVAGIIATFVLLAPVLKPLGNLNLLIFFVFVVGAMVFAAVPIAFAFGLATVGYLALTTSTPDVVMIGRMDEGMSHLIVLAVPLFVFLGLLIEMTGMARAMVSFLASLLGHVRGGLHYVLVGAMYLVSGISGSKAADMAAVAPVLFPEMRQRGAKPGDLVALLAATGAQTETIPPSLVLITIGSVTGVSISALFTGGLLPGVVLAIMLAAVVWWRYRRGDLSHVKRATGREMGRAFVIAIPAIALPFVIRTAVVEGVATATEVSTIGILYSACAGLFVYRQFDWRRIYPMLVETASLSGAILLIIGAATGMAWALTQSGFSASLAKFMTSLPGGVPVFLAVTIVTFVILGSVLEGIPAIVLFGPLLFPIARQVGVHDVHYAMVVVLAMGIGLFAPPFGVGYYTACAISRINPDEGMKPIVGYMIALLIGTLIVAAVPWLSIGFL